Within Methanomassiliicoccales archaeon, the genomic segment TAGCGGAGCAACTGAAAGGAGCTACGGAGAAAACGTCCGTGGGACATGAGAATGTAGGTCAAGTAGTTGGGAATCTCAGCAATAGTGAAGCGGAGAATATGAAGGGAGGCGAATAGGATGGCGGAAACGATGAGTTCTGTGCTTGTGATTGGAGGAGGAATAGCAGGTATACAAGCTTCCTTGGACCTGGCGGACAAGGGAGTGATTGTGCACCTGGTGGAGAAGGAGCCCAGTATCGGAGGGCGGATGGCCCAGCTGGACAAGACCTTCCCTACCAATGATTGCTCGATCTGCATCCTGGCACCGAAGATGGCCGATTGCTTCGGACACCCGAACATCAACGTTTGGACCATGTCAGAGGTTACGGAACTTGAGGGGTCAAGGGGCAACTTTAAGGCCAAAGTCCTGAAGAAGGCCAGATTTGTCGATGAGAACAAGTGCACCGGATGCGGCGATTGCCTGGAGAAATGTCCAACTAAAGGCCTGACCAACACCTGGGAACAGAAGCTGACCACCAGGCGAGCCATATACATGCCCTTCATGCAGGCCGTACCTAGAGTGGCTGTGATCGACCCAGAGAACTGCAAGTTTCTGACGGAAGGGAAGTGTGGTGTCTGCAAGAAGATCTGCAAGCGCGATGCCGTGGACTACGAGATGAAGGATGCCATGTTAGAGTTCAACGTAGGTGCGGTGGTAGTGGCCACTGGATATGATGTTTGGGATCCCACCTCATCCACAGAGTACGGATACGGGAAGTATCCGAATGTGTTCACTGCCATGGAGTACGAGAGGATCATCAATGCGGCCGGCCCCACCCACGGGCACATTCAGAGGAGGTCCGATGGGGGCGAGCCAGCTTCCATTGCCTATATCCAATGTGTTGGGTCCCGAAGCCTCAAGACCGGTCACCCATATTGCTGCTCCGTTTGTTGCATGCACTCCACGAAGGAATCAATGCTGGCCAGGGAGCATATAGAGGGCATCAAGACCACCATTTTCTACAAGGACATGAGGGCCTGCGCCAAGGGTTTCAACGAATACGTAGAGCGGGCAAAGAAGGACTACGGTGTCGAGTACGTCAATTCCGACGCCACGGTCCAGGGTCAGACGGAGGCCGGGAATCCCATAGTGTCCTTCGACGTGGGAGGGAAATTTCAGCAAAGGGAGTTCGACATGGTCGTGCTTGCCACCACGTTGGTGCCTTCGGAGAAGAATGTCGCGCTGGCCAAGACGCTAGGCACTGAGCTAGATGAATTCCATTTCTTTAAGGTGCGTGACCACACATTCGAGCCTATAAGCTCCACGCGTCCAGGTGTGTATCTGGCTGGCTATTGCGCGGGTCCAGCGGACATACCGGAATCGGTGGCAATGGGCTCGGCCGCCGCCGCCAAGGCGATGGAAGACCTTATCCAAAGGAAGGTGTTCGCATGAGCAACGATGAAAAAAGAATAGGAGTGTTCATATGTCACTGTGGATCTAACATAGCTGGAATCGTGGACGTGCCGGCGGTCGTTGATTATGTTAAGACCCTCCCGGATGTTGTTTTCGCGACTCGGAACCTCTACACATGCGCCGATGACGGTCTCACGTCCATAAGGGATTCGATAAAGGAGCTGAACCTGAACAGAGTGGTGGTGGCGGCCTGCACTCCCCGGACACATGCGCCGCTGTTCCAGTCGACTTGCCAAGAGGCAGGTCTCAACAAGTACCTTTTCACCTTCGTCAATATCAGGGACCAGTGTTCCTGGGTTCATATGAAGGAGAAGGAGAAAGCCACAGAGAAAGCCAAGGACCTGATCAGGATGGGCGTGGCGAGGGCCAGGCTTCTGGAGCCACAAGAGGAGGTAAAAATAAACGTCACTCCTGCTGCCGTGGTGATCGGAGGCGGCGTAGCGGGTATGTCTTCTGCCCTCTCCATCGCTGATCAAGGCTTCCCGGTGCGCTTGGTAGAGAAGGAGAGCGAGCTAGGGGGCTTCATACGGAACTTGGGGTGCATCTATCAGGAAAGGCAAGATGCCGGAATCGCGCTGAAGTCAATAACCGATCGGGTCAGGGCCAATCCCAACATTGAGGTCCTCCTCAACTCCGAGGTCGTATCGGCGGAAGGATTCGTTGGCAATTGGGACATCGTCATCGACACCAAGGGTCAAGAGAGGAAGGACAAGGTAGGGGTGATCATACTGGCTACGGGCGCGAGGGAATACGTTCCAAAGGGCCTGTATGGCTATGGGCAGTATGACAACGTCGTCACGCTTACCGAGTTCGAACGAATCGTCAAGGAGAAGAAGCTTCCAAAGTTGAACAGCATCGCTTTCATCCAATGCGTAGGTTCCAGGGGGCAGGACAAGTCCTACTGCTCCAGGATCTGCTGCAACGTCGCCCTGAAGAACGCCACGAATCTGGCGGACAACTGGAAGAACATGTTGGGCCTGGAAGAGACGGGCAAGGCGACGGAAGGCGCTGTCGAGAAGGCGGCTCCCACGGAGACTGGAGAGAGGAAACGTGGCCGGAGAGGAAGGAGAGGCGCCGAGGTAAGTGAGGAAGAGGGGGCCCCAGCAGGCCAGAAGCTGGACATCGTGATCTTCAATAGGGACATCATGTCCTACGGAGTCGAACACGAACTGATGTATAACAAGGCCAGGGAGAAGAAGGTCCGACCAATCAGGTACACCCCAAAGAACCTTCCCAAGGTTGGCATGGAGGATGGAAAGCTGGTCATCGACTACTGGCATGACACCCTGCAGATGCAAAGGAAGATGGAAGTGGACATGATCGTCCTCTCCACCCCGCTCGTTTCCCAGCCCGATGCCTCAGACATCTCCAAGATGCTGAAGGTACCCCTGGGTCAGGATGGTTTCTTCCTCGAAGCGCACGTGAAGCTGCGGCCGGTGGACTTCGCCACGGAAGGCATATTCGTATGCGGAACGTGCAAAGGGCCCGCGGACATACCAGAATCGGTATCCCAAGGAATAGCGGCTGCTTCGAGAGCGGCCATTCCTCTGGCCCGCGGCTATGTGCAGCCTGAATGCTTGAGCGCATTCGTGGACAGCGAGGTGTGTAGCGGCTGTGGCACCTGCATAGAGATATGTCCGTTCAGCGCCATCAAGAAGAACGAGAAAGGCGTCGCCGAGGTGACCATAGCGGCCTGCAAGGGCTGCGGCAACTGCGGTGCTAGTTGCCCCGAGAACGCCATCTTCATGACCCATTATTCGGACGAGCAGCTCCTGGCTGAGGCCAAGGCCGCCCTACAGGAGGCGCAGGGATGAGCGAATTCGAACCGAAGATCGTCGTATTCCTGTGCAACTGGTGCTCCTATGCCGGTGCTGACCTGGCAGGCGTCAGCAGATACCAGTACCCCACCAACATCAGGGCGGTGAGGGTCATGTGCAGCACCAGAGTGAGTGCGCATATCGTGCTTGAACTCTTCAAGGAAGGCGTGGATGGCGTGATGGTCAGCGGATGTCATATCGGAGACTGCCACTACATCAATGGTAATTACTATACGAAGAGAAGGGTAGAATTGGCCAAGAAGCTGCTCGAACTCTCGGGAGTCGAAACTGACCGCCTCAGACTCGAATGGGTTTCAGCTTCGGAGGGCGAAAAGTACTCCCAGGTGATCTCGAGTTTCGTGGCAAAGGTGAAAGAGCTGGGCCCATCCCCCGTGTTGAAGCAGAAGAAGCTTGTCACCAATCTGGTAGCTGCCGTCGAGGCGTCCAAGTACTTCAGGCTGAAAACGCTGACCGGTAAAGAGGTCAAGCTCACGGGCAAAGGGAACGTATATGATGAAGTCATCGACGCCCAGAATTACGACGCCTTGATAGACAAGGCGATTGAGGACGAGTACCGAAAGAGCCTTATCCTGGAATTGACCAACGACAAGGCCCGCTCGGTGAAGGAATTGGCAAAGGAGTTGGGAGAGCCCACAGACAAGACGCTGGAACATGTGGTGGCCCTTAGGGCCACGAACATGCTGGCGCTCGACCACATCGAGGGCACGACCCCCAAATACAAAGCGATTCTCGTTGGAGGTGCTTAAATGGCAGAGAAAGTAGGAGCTGTGTTGGTCGTCGGAGGAGGCATATCCGGCGTACAGACCGCCTTGGACCTGGCCGACTCTGGCTTCAAGGTCTATTTGGTGGAGAAGAGGGCCAGCATCGGCGGCACCATGGCCCAGCTGGACAAGACCTTCCCTACCAACGACTGTTCGATGTGCATCATGGCACCGAAGCTGGTCGCGGCGGGCAGGCACGAGAACATCGAGCTGATCACTAACACTGAAGTGGAAATGATCCAGGGCGTACCAGGCAACTTCGTGGTCACGCTGAAGAAGAACACCTTGAGGGTGGATGAGGACAAGTGCACGGGATGCGGTGAATGCGCAATCAAGTGCCCTGTGGAGACATGGGATGAGTATAATGAGGGGATGAAAAAGCGGAAGGCGATCTTTGTAGCATATCCGCAGGCCGTCCCTCTCGTATTCAGCATCGATAAGAACGTTTGCATTGGATGCGGCATCTGCAAGGAAGAGTGCAAGGCTAAGGCAGTGGTGTATGATAAGAAGGATGAGGCCTTGGAGATTCCCGTGGGCGCCGTGATCCTCTGCCCCGGGTTCGAAGAGTTCGATGCGAAGCTCAAGAAGGAGTATGGCTACGGCGAGTTCAAGAACGTCGTTACCAGCATCGAGTTCGAGAGGATGCTCAGCGCCACCGGTCCCTACTTCGGGACGGTGATGAGACCGTCAGATGGCGAGATCCCAAGGAAGGTCGCATTCATCCAGTGCGTAGGTTCCAGGGACCAGAAGGTGGGCAACCCCTACTGCTCCTCCGTTTGTTGCATGTACGCGATCAAGGAAGCGATAATCGCTGGCGAGCACACGGAAGGATTGAAACCGCATATCTTTTTCATGGATGTCAGAGCCGTTGGAAAGGAGTTCGAGGACTACAGGGCGAGGGCGGAGAAGGAGTACGGAGTGGTGATGCACCGCGGGAGCAGGGTCGCCTCGGTCGAGGAGGACCCCCTGACGAAGAATCTCTTCCTAAGATACAGCGTGGGCAGCGAAACCACGACAGAGGAGTTCGACCTCGTGGTGCTCTCGGTCGGCATGAGGCCGTCCGTGGATGCCGACAAACTGAGCAAGAGGCTGGGCTTCAAACTGAACAAGTACGGTTTCTGTGAGACCGACGTCTTCTCGCCTCTCAGCACATCCAGACCGGGAATATTCGTAAGTGGTTCATTCGCCGCGCCGAAGGACATCCCTACGACCGTCGCCGAGGCTTCCGGTTCCGTTGCGAAGGCCGCGGCACTGATAGCGGAGGCAAGGAACACGCTGGTCACCGTCAAGGAGTATCTCCCGGAGATCGACGTCGTCGGACAAGAGCCCAGGATTGGGGTCTTCGTCTGCCACTGCGGGATCAACATCGGTGGCACCGTCAAGGTTCCGGCCGTGGTCGAATACGCCAAGACACTTCCTGGCGTCGTCTATGCTGGCGAGAACATATTCTCCTGCTCATCGGATACGCAGGAGAAGATCAAGGACAAAGTCAAGGAGCACAACCTGAACCGTGTGGTCGTTGCTTCTTGTACACCGCGTACTCACGAGCCGCTATTCCAGAACACGATTCGTGAGGCGGGCTTGAACCCATACCTGTTCGAGATGGCGAACATCCGGGACCAGTGCTCGTGGATCCATATGCACGAGCCCGAGAAGGCGACCGAGAAGGCGAAGGCCTTGGTCAGGATGGCAGTCGCCAAGGCGAGGCTGCTCGAACCTCTGAAGAAGTCCAAGCTGGGCGTGTTGCATTCCGCCGTCGTTGTGGGTGGTGGATTGGCAGGGATCACCGCGGCGCTCGAGGTAGCGGCGCAGGGGTTCCCGGTCCACATCATCGAGAAGACCGGGCAACTGGGAGGCAACCTGCCAAGGCTCTATCACAAAGAGGGCACGCGGAAGCCAAGGGACTATTTGAACGAGATCATCGCGAAGGTGAGGGACTCCAAGAACATCACGGTGCACCTCAACACCAAGATCGAGGACGTCACTGGGTTCGTCGGGAACTTCAAGGTCAAGACGAACCACGAGGAGATCGATACGGGCGCCATCATCGTGGCGACGGGAGCAAACGAGTACAAGCCGGGCGAGTACTCATACGGCCAGGACAAGAGGGTGATCACTCAGCTGGAGCTGGAGCAGAAGCTGGATGATGGATCCCTGAAGGCCAAGAAGGTCGTTATGATCCAGTGCGTCGGCTCGAGGAACGAGCAGGTCCCATACTGTAGCAGGATCTGCTGCGCGACCGCGATAAAGAACGCCATCGAGATCAAGCACCAGAGCCCCTCGACAGAAGTCTACATCATGCACAAGGACATCCGCACCTACGGATTCAGAGAGGAGCTGTACAAGGAGGCCGGCGATCTAGGCGTCAATTTCGTCAGGTTCCCCGAGGGCACCATGCCCCGCATCGAAGGCAAGGCGGGTCAACTGGAGGTCATAGCCCAAGATACGGTGCTGGGCGAGGAGGTCATGGTAAAGCCAGATCTTCTCGTTCTTAGCGTGGGCATAAGGCCGAACGAGGACAACGAGGAGCTGGCGAAGATGCTCAAGGTGCCGCTCAGCAAGGACGGCTTCTTCCTGGAGGCGCACATGAAGCTTCGCCCCGTGGACTTCGCGACCGAAGGTGTCTTCCTTGCCGGAGCCGCACACTGGCCGAAGTTCGTCGACGAGGTGATCGCACAGGCTTCAGGCGCTGCCACCCGCGCGATGACCATCATATCGAAGGACTACCTCGAGACCGAGGGGATAATCGCGGCGGTGAACGAGACGGTCTGCAACGGCTGCGGCATATGCGAGCCGATCTGCGAGTACAAGGCCATCACCTTGGTGAAGGACGAGAAGAATCCGGAGAAGATCAAGGCGCTCATAAATGAGGGCCTCTGCAAGGGCTGCGGTGCTTGCGTGGCCGCTTGTCCTTCGGGGGCGATGGAGCAGAAGGGCTTCAAGAACGAGCAGATGTACGCGATGATCGACGCCGCCCTTGAAGGAGGGAAGTAAATGCAGACCACTGCGCAGGTCGCCCAGGAAACGTCAGCGACCGAGAAGGAGTGGCAGCCTAGAATCGTCACCTTCTGCTGCAACTGGTGCTCGTACGCCGGGGCCGATCTAGCCGGCGTCAGCAGGCTGCAGATGCCCACCAATTTCCTGGTCATCCGCACCATGTGCTCGGCCAGGGTGGACCCGGAGTTCGTGCTCCGTGCCTTCGCCAAGGGTGCCGACGGCGTCCTGGTGCTCGGATGCCACCCGGCCGACTGCCACTACATCGGCGGGAACTACCTGACAAGGAGGAGGATCGCGCTCCTCCGCATGCTGCTGGAGCAATACGGCTTCGACCCTGACCGGCTGAGGCTGGAGTGGGTCTCAGCATCTGAGGGACCGAAGTTCCAGAAGACTATCAAGGATTTCACGGACAAGATCAAGGAGCTGGGCCCGAACCCGCTCACTGAGGAGTGAAGGAGGCGAGAAAATGGCAAAGATCAAAATAGCGCAATACTGGGGTGCCGGCTGCGGCGGCTGCGACGTCGCGCTGCTGGACATCGACGAGAAGATCCTCGGTGTGGCGGAGATAGCGGACATCGTCTTCTGGCCCATCGCGTTCGATACCAAGCTCAAAGACGTAGAGGCGATGTCCGATGGGTACATCACCGCCACCCTGTACAACGGGGCGATCAGGAACAGCGAGAACGAATATGTGGCCAAGCTGCTACGGAAGAAGTCCGCCCTCATGGTATCCTTCGGGTCCTGCGCCTGCTTCGGAGGCATTCCGGGGCTGGCGAACGTCACCAACGGCAAGGACATCCTGGAGTACGTCTACGGCAAGACGTTCTCATCGGACCAGCTGGGCAAGCCTGACAAGGTGTACCCGCAGCACATCACGCACACCAAGGACGGCGAGCTGGAGTTGCCCGTTCTATACGACACGGTCATGACCCTGGATCAGGTGATCGACGTCGATTACTACATGCCGGGCTGCCCGCCCACCACCAACCTCATCAACGATTTCCTAGGCGTGGTGGAGAAGCACGTCAAGGAGGGTGCGCCCCTTCCGCCCAAGGGAACGGTCATCGCCTCCAATAAGACGCTCTGCGATGAGTGCAAGCGCAAGAAGGCGCTGAAGGTCGTGGGCGAGTTGCACCAGGCCATGGATATCGATATCGACCCGGACAAGTGCATGATCGAGCAGGGCGTCATCTGCATGGGACCGGCGACCAGAGCCGGTTGCGGCGCGAAATGCCTGAACGCCAACCAGCCCTGCCGCGGCTGCATGGGTCCAACGGCAGAGGTCATGGACCAAGGTGGTTCCATGCTCAGCGCCTTGGCGTCGGTGTTCAAGGTGGACAACACGGAGACGCGCTTGAACGAGGAAGACATCATCAAGATGATGCAGCAGGTCAAGGACCCGCTGGGTACCTTCTATGCTTACAGCCTGCCCAAGTCCATCATCAAGAGGGCGGTCAAGGAGAAGAAGGCCAAGAAGCAGGAGGCTAAGACATGAGCCCGGTGATTTTCGATAAAACGAGCAAATCGGAGTCGAAGCGAATCAGCATCGACCCCATCACCCGCCTGGAAGGGCACGGGAAGATCGAGATCTTCCTGGATGACAACGGAAATGTGGCGAACGCCTATTGGCAGGTGCCAGAACTTCGTGGATTCGAACGCTTCTGCATCGGACGATTGGCCGAGGACATGAACAAGCTCACCTCCCGCTTGTGCGGGGTGTGCCCGGGCGCGCATCATATATGCTCGACGAAAGCCTTGGATGGAGTCTATGGAGCGGACCCGCCGGAGACGGCGAAGAAGCTCCGTGAGCTGTTCTACTCCGCGCACTTCATCCACAGTCACATCGCGCACTTCTACGCCTTGGCGGCTCCCGACTTCGTGCTCGGTCCGTCCGCTCCCGCGGCCACGAGGAACATCCTCGGGGTGGTCGGAGCAGTGGGCGTGGAGGTCGGCGGCCAGGTGATCAAGCACCGCTCCTACGCGCAAAAGATCCAGGAGATGCTGGGTGGCAAAGCTACCCATCCCGTTTGCGGTATCCCGGGAGGAATGTCCAAGCCCCTGAGCGAGGACGAGCGGAAGACGGTGGAGGAGTGGGCCAAGTCCTGCGTGGAGTTCTCGAAGTTCACCATGAAGATTTTCGAGGATGTGGTTCTGAAGAACAAGGATTACATGGGCCTCATCACCAGCAAGGACATCTTCTATAACGAAACCTACCACCTGGGCACCGTTGACAAGGACAACAAGATCAACTTCTATGACGGCACCCAGGTCATGATCGACACCCAGGGAAAGGAGGTCGCCCGCTACAAAGGCAAGGACTACCTGAAGTACATCGCCGAGCACACCGAGCCGTGGAGCTATGAGAAGTTCTGCTACTTCAAGCCAGTCGGCTGGAAGGGTTTCCGTGCCGGGCAGGACTCGGGCATCTACCGGGCCACGCCGCTCAGCAGGCTGAACGTGTCCAAGGGGTTCACCACCCCGTTGGCGCAGCAGTACTACGAGCAGATGTTCGGAGCCTTCCGGGACATGGGCGTCAAGGGACCGATCCAGCACACCCAGGCCATGCACTGGGCCCGGGTCATCGAGCTCGTCTACGCCTCGGAGAAGCTGCTCGAGCTGGCCCAGGATCCGGAGATCACGGACAAGAACATCCGCTCCAAGCTGCAGACCCCCGGCGAGGGGGTGGGCATCCTGGAGGCTCCGCGGGGGACCTTGGTGCACCACTACATCGCGGACGCGAATGGCATCATAACGGACGTGAACCTGGTCGTAGGGACGACCAACAACAACGCCCCGATTAACCTGAGCGTTTCGACCGCCGCCAAGGCCTTGATCAAGAACTGGCAAGTGTCGCCAGGTCTCTTGAACACCATCGAGATGGCCTATCGCGCCTACGACCCCTGCAACTCCTGCGCCACGCACACGCTGCCAGGGCAGTCGCCGCTATTGGTCAACATCCGCAGGGCGGACGGCACGATCTTCAGGCAGATCAAGAACTACTGAAAACCACTTCCCTCTTCCTTATTTTCCATTTTTCCTCAGCGAGCGTAGCTTACTGCGGTCGTACTTGCGAGGGCGTTCGACCAGGAGGTTCTTCACCTTGCCTAGGTGGATGCCATCCAAAAGATACACCTGCGCCTCCTCGATGTCAATCATCCTCTCCGAGAGCAAGGGACCGAGCAGCTTCTCTCCCTGGATGTTTATCGGCGAGCCCTTCAGCGTGGGGTTCAGAGAGGGCATGATGATGACCTCTTCCGGCAGCTCGGTGTAGCGGCTGGAGGCTTTCTCGTTGAATCGGCAGCGCACCCAGCAGCGTTCGGTCATGACGTTCCC encodes:
- a CDS encoding CoB--CoM heterodisulfide reductase iron-sulfur subunit A family protein, which produces MSSVLVIGGGIAGIQASLDLADKGVIVHLVEKEPSIGGRMAQLDKTFPTNDCSICILAPKMADCFGHPNINVWTMSEVTELEGSRGNFKAKVLKKARFVDENKCTGCGDCLEKCPTKGLTNTWEQKLTTRRAIYMPFMQAVPRVAVIDPENCKFLTEGKCGVCKKICKRDAVDYEMKDAMLEFNVGAVVVATGYDVWDPTSSTEYGYGKYPNVFTAMEYERIINAAGPTHGHIQRRSDGGEPASIAYIQCVGSRSLKTGHPYCCSVCCMHSTKESMLAREHIEGIKTTIFYKDMRACAKGFNEYVERAKKDYGVEYVNSDATVQGQTEAGNPIVSFDVGGKFQQREFDMVVLATTLVPSEKNVALAKTLGTELDEFHFFKVRDHTFEPISSTRPGVYLAGYCAGPADIPESVAMGSAAAAKAMEDLIQRKVFA
- a CDS encoding CoB--CoM heterodisulfide reductase iron-sulfur subunit A family protein — protein: MSNDEKRIGVFICHCGSNIAGIVDVPAVVDYVKTLPDVVFATRNLYTCADDGLTSIRDSIKELNLNRVVVAACTPRTHAPLFQSTCQEAGLNKYLFTFVNIRDQCSWVHMKEKEKATEKAKDLIRMGVARARLLEPQEEVKINVTPAAVVIGGGVAGMSSALSIADQGFPVRLVEKESELGGFIRNLGCIYQERQDAGIALKSITDRVRANPNIEVLLNSEVVSAEGFVGNWDIVIDTKGQERKDKVGVIILATGAREYVPKGLYGYGQYDNVVTLTEFERIVKEKKLPKLNSIAFIQCVGSRGQDKSYCSRICCNVALKNATNLADNWKNMLGLEETGKATEGAVEKAAPTETGERKRGRRGRRGAEVSEEEGAPAGQKLDIVIFNRDIMSYGVEHELMYNKAREKKVRPIRYTPKNLPKVGMEDGKLVIDYWHDTLQMQRKMEVDMIVLSTPLVSQPDASDISKMLKVPLGQDGFFLEAHVKLRPVDFATEGIFVCGTCKGPADIPESVSQGIAAASRAAIPLARGYVQPECLSAFVDSEVCSGCGTCIEICPFSAIKKNEKGVAEVTIAACKGCGNCGASCPENAIFMTHYSDEQLLAEAKAALQEAQG
- a CDS encoding CoB--CoM heterodisulfide reductase iron-sulfur subunit A family protein, coding for MAEKVGAVLVVGGGISGVQTALDLADSGFKVYLVEKRASIGGTMAQLDKTFPTNDCSMCIMAPKLVAAGRHENIELITNTEVEMIQGVPGNFVVTLKKNTLRVDEDKCTGCGECAIKCPVETWDEYNEGMKKRKAIFVAYPQAVPLVFSIDKNVCIGCGICKEECKAKAVVYDKKDEALEIPVGAVILCPGFEEFDAKLKKEYGYGEFKNVVTSIEFERMLSATGPYFGTVMRPSDGEIPRKVAFIQCVGSRDQKVGNPYCSSVCCMYAIKEAIIAGEHTEGLKPHIFFMDVRAVGKEFEDYRARAEKEYGVVMHRGSRVASVEEDPLTKNLFLRYSVGSETTTEEFDLVVLSVGMRPSVDADKLSKRLGFKLNKYGFCETDVFSPLSTSRPGIFVSGSFAAPKDIPTTVAEASGSVAKAAALIAEARNTLVTVKEYLPEIDVVGQEPRIGVFVCHCGINIGGTVKVPAVVEYAKTLPGVVYAGENIFSCSSDTQEKIKDKVKEHNLNRVVVASCTPRTHEPLFQNTIREAGLNPYLFEMANIRDQCSWIHMHEPEKATEKAKALVRMAVAKARLLEPLKKSKLGVLHSAVVVGGGLAGITAALEVAAQGFPVHIIEKTGQLGGNLPRLYHKEGTRKPRDYLNEIIAKVRDSKNITVHLNTKIEDVTGFVGNFKVKTNHEEIDTGAIIVATGANEYKPGEYSYGQDKRVITQLELEQKLDDGSLKAKKVVMIQCVGSRNEQVPYCSRICCATAIKNAIEIKHQSPSTEVYIMHKDIRTYGFREELYKEAGDLGVNFVRFPEGTMPRIEGKAGQLEVIAQDTVLGEEVMVKPDLLVLSVGIRPNEDNEELAKMLKVPLSKDGFFLEAHMKLRPVDFATEGVFLAGAAHWPKFVDEVIAQASGAATRAMTIISKDYLETEGIIAAVNETVCNGCGICEPICEYKAITLVKDEKNPEKIKALINEGLCKGCGACVAACPSGAMEQKGFKNEQMYAMIDAALEGGK
- a CDS encoding hydrogenase iron-sulfur subunit, with the translated sequence MQTTAQVAQETSATEKEWQPRIVTFCCNWCSYAGADLAGVSRLQMPTNFLVIRTMCSARVDPEFVLRAFAKGADGVLVLGCHPADCHYIGGNYLTRRRIALLRMLLEQYGFDPDRLRLEWVSASEGPKFQKTIKDFTDKIKELGPNPLTEE
- a CDS encoding oxidoreductase, whose product is MAKIKIAQYWGAGCGGCDVALLDIDEKILGVAEIADIVFWPIAFDTKLKDVEAMSDGYITATLYNGAIRNSENEYVAKLLRKKSALMVSFGSCACFGGIPGLANVTNGKDILEYVYGKTFSSDQLGKPDKVYPQHITHTKDGELELPVLYDTVMTLDQVIDVDYYMPGCPPTTNLINDFLGVVEKHVKEGAPLPPKGTVIASNKTLCDECKRKKALKVVGELHQAMDIDIDPDKCMIEQGVICMGPATRAGCGAKCLNANQPCRGCMGPTAEVMDQGGSMLSALASVFKVDNTETRLNEEDIIKMMQQVKDPLGTFYAYSLPKSIIKRAVKEKKAKKQEAKT
- a CDS encoding Ni/Fe hydrogenase subunit alpha produces the protein MSPVIFDKTSKSESKRISIDPITRLEGHGKIEIFLDDNGNVANAYWQVPELRGFERFCIGRLAEDMNKLTSRLCGVCPGAHHICSTKALDGVYGADPPETAKKLRELFYSAHFIHSHIAHFYALAAPDFVLGPSAPAATRNILGVVGAVGVEVGGQVIKHRSYAQKIQEMLGGKATHPVCGIPGGMSKPLSEDERKTVEEWAKSCVEFSKFTMKIFEDVVLKNKDYMGLITSKDIFYNETYHLGTVDKDNKINFYDGTQVMIDTQGKEVARYKGKDYLKYIAEHTEPWSYEKFCYFKPVGWKGFRAGQDSGIYRATPLSRLNVSKGFTTPLAQQYYEQMFGAFRDMGVKGPIQHTQAMHWARVIELVYASEKLLELAQDPEITDKNIRSKLQTPGEGVGILEAPRGTLVHHYIADANGIITDVNLVVGTTNNNAPINLSVSTAAKALIKNWQVSPGLLNTIEMAYRAYDPCNSCATHTLPGQSPLLVNIRRADGTIFRQIKNY